A window of Tautonia plasticadhaerens contains these coding sequences:
- a CDS encoding serine/threonine-protein kinase, producing the protein MTNPRDSRFWRDALNSGLIDEKALLACWEAIPPGRRTPEAIDQRLARRAVENGRLTRWQAAQLLSGRPIGFFIGRYALLDLLGQGGMGRVYLARDRRLGRKVALKLLSSRARQNPTAVARFRREAVVGAGLQHDNLVRLYDDGEFRGIPFLVMEYIEGAPLGRLLSEFGPMPPSTASRLARQVALGLGHLHLKGLVHRDVNPWNILVTPDGVAKLADLGLAVDSGDHVALTVDGTTVGTFDYMAPEQARHSRKIDSRSDIYSLGCTLYQMVTGTVPFDRPTLPEKLLAHLSEEPPPPRSLAPDLPIGLEAVILRMIRKDPEDRYPTPSAVVEALDPFVGGIPGPYPHPEFASTASASFESIAPAPAPGSSASVSSSASASASSSSSSSSSSSFSAEDRATEEVFDLIAMLEARRPAGGLFDRAARRVREVGALASLLVAIGALASILLVLLLVLGPPGPGDRPETADADPTPPADPGTLTIRVVLPDGSSVGADDLDEALGLASGGGGRIELGGSGPARLVRSGSLEIARGAVTIAAAPGARPELVPVVAGSRPFIRVRPRARLRLEGLSIRVEAPGGFASPAPLIDSSGLLELSRCAFRVSGPAPGARAVVTDGPGLAASGCWFEGFSPALDLSAFAGFEAELEHCMLIGARSGDPETSAAIRVDLAPDPSDDGARVLRIRDCTVRAPCLLRADDFSDSSPLTVSIERTRVQSRGLLSWRSDSDPTAETLSWSGRDNRYETPGPSLVHRPSPPPGAPRPRIGWEEWIRTWAEPGSSIRPSPLPDAPPGRPGRPPIPDDFPRVVDDGGDPLGADPDRVGPEGGSPSRAASE; encoded by the coding sequence ATGACCAATCCCCGGGACTCCCGGTTCTGGCGCGACGCCTTGAACTCCGGCCTGATCGACGAGAAGGCCCTGCTCGCCTGCTGGGAGGCGATCCCCCCCGGGCGCCGGACCCCCGAGGCGATCGACCAGCGGCTGGCGCGCCGGGCGGTCGAGAACGGCCGGCTCACCCGTTGGCAGGCGGCCCAGCTGCTCTCCGGCCGCCCGATCGGCTTCTTCATCGGCCGATATGCCCTGCTCGACCTGCTGGGGCAGGGGGGCATGGGCCGCGTCTACCTCGCCCGGGACCGCCGGCTCGGCCGGAAGGTCGCCCTGAAGCTGCTCTCCTCCCGGGCCCGGCAGAACCCGACCGCCGTCGCCCGGTTCCGCCGCGAGGCGGTCGTCGGCGCCGGGCTGCAGCACGACAACCTCGTGCGGCTCTACGACGACGGCGAGTTCCGGGGCATCCCCTTCCTCGTCATGGAGTACATCGAGGGGGCCCCGCTCGGCCGGCTGCTCTCGGAGTTCGGGCCGATGCCGCCGAGCACGGCGAGCCGGCTGGCCCGCCAGGTCGCCCTGGGCCTGGGCCACCTGCACCTCAAGGGCCTGGTCCACCGGGACGTCAACCCCTGGAACATCCTGGTCACCCCCGACGGGGTCGCCAAGCTCGCCGACCTCGGCCTGGCCGTCGACTCCGGCGACCACGTCGCGCTCACCGTCGACGGCACCACCGTCGGCACCTTCGACTACATGGCCCCCGAGCAGGCCCGGCATTCCCGCAAGATCGACTCCCGGAGCGACATCTACTCCCTGGGCTGCACCCTCTACCAGATGGTCACCGGCACGGTCCCCTTCGACCGGCCGACCCTGCCGGAGAAGCTGCTGGCCCACCTGTCGGAGGAGCCCCCGCCCCCCCGGTCCCTCGCCCCGGACCTGCCGATCGGCCTGGAGGCGGTGATCCTGAGGATGATCCGCAAGGATCCCGAGGACCGCTACCCCACCCCCTCGGCCGTCGTCGAGGCGCTGGACCCCTTCGTCGGCGGCATCCCCGGGCCGTATCCCCACCCGGAATTCGCCTCCACCGCCTCGGCCTCCTTCGAGTCGATCGCCCCGGCCCCGGCCCCCGGCTCCTCGGCTTCTGTCTCGTCCTCGGCCTCGGCCTCGGCCTCGTCCTCGTCCTCGTCCTCGTCCTCGTCCTCGTTCTCGGCCGAGGACCGCGCTACCGAGGAGGTCTTCGACCTGATCGCGATGCTCGAGGCGCGACGCCCCGCCGGCGGCCTGTTCGACCGGGCCGCCCGTCGGGTGCGGGAGGTCGGGGCGCTGGCCTCGCTGCTGGTGGCGATCGGCGCGCTGGCCTCGATCCTCCTCGTCCTGCTCCTGGTCCTCGGGCCCCCCGGCCCCGGGGATCGGCCCGAGACCGCCGACGCCGACCCGACGCCCCCCGCCGACCCGGGCACCCTGACGATCCGGGTCGTCCTCCCCGACGGCTCCTCGGTCGGGGCCGACGACCTGGACGAGGCCCTGGGGCTGGCCTCCGGGGGCGGGGGGCGGATCGAGTTAGGGGGCTCGGGCCCGGCCCGGCTGGTGCGATCCGGGTCGTTGGAGATCGCCCGGGGGGCCGTGACGATCGCCGCCGCCCCGGGGGCCCGGCCCGAACTGGTCCCGGTCGTCGCCGGCTCCCGGCCCTTCATCCGGGTCCGCCCCCGGGCCCGGCTCCGCCTGGAGGGGCTGTCGATCCGGGTCGAGGCGCCCGGGGGGTTCGCCTCGCCCGCCCCGCTCATCGATTCCAGCGGCCTGCTGGAGCTGAGCCGTTGCGCCTTCCGCGTCTCCGGCCCGGCCCCCGGGGCCCGGGCGGTCGTCACGGACGGCCCGGGCCTGGCCGCCTCGGGGTGCTGGTTCGAGGGATTCTCCCCCGCGCTCGACCTCTCCGCCTTCGCCGGCTTCGAGGCCGAGCTGGAGCACTGCATGCTCATCGGGGCCCGGTCGGGCGACCCCGAGACCTCCGCCGCGATCCGGGTCGACCTGGCCCCCGACCCCTCGGACGACGGGGCCCGGGTGCTCCGGATCCGGGACTGCACGGTCCGGGCCCCCTGCCTGCTGAGGGCCGACGACTTCTCCGACTCCTCCCCCCTGACCGTCTCGATCGAGCGGACCCGGGTCCAGAGTCGGGGGCTGCTCTCCTGGCGGTCCGACTCGGACCCGACCGCCGAGACCCTCTCCTGGTCCGGCCGGGACAACCGCTACGAGACCCCCGGCCCGTCCCTGGTCCACCGGCCCTCCCCGCCCCCCGGCGCCCCCCGCCCCCGGATCGGCTGGGAGGAGTGGATCCGGACCTGGGCCGAGCCCGGCAGCTCGATCCGGCCCTCCCCCCTCCCGGACGCCCCTCCCGGACGACCGGGCCGGCCCCCGATCCCCGACGACTTCCCCCGGGTCGTCGACGACGGCGGCGACCCCCTCGGGGCCGACCCCGACCGGGTCGGCCCCGAGGGGGGTTCCCCCTCCCGGGCGGCCTCGGAATGA
- a CDS encoding DUF1559 domain-containing protein encodes MKRRTSGFTLIELLVVIAIIGVLIALLLPAVQSAREAARRAQCTNNLKQIGIGLHNYHAATNSFPPGRMSPYLGNFSGGPGECWQGGIAVHMHLAPYMEGTNVFNAFNFGMSRVRQSPPSSPPDCQANLTVVSTRIQVFICPSEANDPGLPLNNYRYNMGPTICQSSAWADSGATQNPWSANCKAEMGGGRGGMFRDEGVTSAASVRDGLSNTAAFSERMLGDLDSATLSLGDSRRGPAMRDPSLTTDAMLSECVQNGQSVTNHLSDHGAGYGASVYGHVHHTMYNHLLPPNSNVIDCNSGQSFIDSPNESAVMTARSDHPGGVNLMLGDGSVRFLKNSVDVTVWRALGTRAGGEVISADQY; translated from the coding sequence ATGAAGCGTCGTACGTCCGGGTTCACGTTGATCGAGTTGCTGGTGGTCATCGCCATCATCGGCGTGCTCATCGCGCTCCTCCTGCCCGCGGTGCAGAGCGCCCGGGAGGCGGCGAGGCGGGCGCAGTGCACGAACAACCTGAAGCAGATCGGCATCGGCCTGCACAACTACCACGCGGCCACCAACAGCTTCCCGCCGGGCCGGATGAGCCCGTACCTGGGGAACTTCTCGGGCGGGCCGGGGGAGTGCTGGCAGGGCGGGATCGCGGTGCACATGCACCTGGCCCCCTACATGGAGGGGACCAACGTCTTCAACGCCTTCAACTTCGGCATGTCCCGTGTAAGGCAGTCGCCGCCGAGCAGCCCGCCGGACTGCCAGGCGAACCTGACGGTGGTCTCCACCCGGATCCAGGTCTTCATCTGCCCGTCGGAGGCCAACGACCCCGGCCTGCCGCTGAACAACTACCGCTACAACATGGGGCCGACCATCTGCCAGAGCAGCGCCTGGGCCGACAGCGGGGCGACCCAGAATCCCTGGAGCGCCAACTGCAAGGCCGAGATGGGCGGGGGCCGGGGCGGGATGTTCCGGGACGAGGGGGTCACCTCGGCCGCCTCGGTGAGGGACGGCCTGTCCAACACCGCCGCCTTCAGCGAGCGGATGCTCGGCGACCTCGATAGCGCCACGCTCTCCCTCGGGGACTCCCGGCGGGGCCCGGCGATGCGGGACCCGAGCCTGACGACCGACGCGATGCTCAGCGAGTGCGTCCAGAACGGCCAGTCCGTGACCAACCACCTGAGCGACCACGGCGCCGGCTACGGGGCGTCGGTCTACGGGCACGTCCACCACACGATGTACAACCACCTGCTGCCGCCCAACTCCAACGTCATCGACTGCAACAGCGGCCAGAGCTTCATCGACAGCCCCAACGAGTCGGCCGTGATGACCGCCCGCAGCGACCACCCCGGCGGCGTGAACCTGATGCTGGGGGACGGCTCGGTCCGGTTCCTCAAGAATTCGGTCGACGTGACCGTCTGGCGGGCCCTGGGCACACGGGCCGGCGGCGAGGTCATCTCGGCCGACCAGTATTGA
- a CDS encoding choice-of-anchor Q domain-containing protein has product MEPRTLLATFTVTSLDDAGPGSLREAIERANMDPDPDAIDFAPGLGGTIELTTALPELATDVVLSGPGASALTLTGAPSARDLRGVTVAGGAEVRISGLTISGVGPGLPGSGGGIRNSGTLTLSGVSITGNVALGGGGISNEGVLTLIDSTVSGNTAEGFGSTGGSGGGISNSGTLTVINSTIAGNVARPGTIAQGFGGGISNGGTATIVDSLIAENGSSDLIGVVGGGVANSGTLLVSGSTLSGNSGDDGGGISIGPGATATFINSTISGNHARRSGGGVSNAGTLTATSSTFAGNSGDGGAVSNAGMLRLATSIFADPDGDTLVNAGGSVRSEGHNLFSDDPGTTLDPTDLINTDPLLGPLADNGGPTPTHALRPGSPAVDAAVPTAGVTTDQRGVPRPQGTAPDIGAFELVESAFLELTSETASNAVGRSQTVLATARDAMLAPLAAVPVTFRIAAGPNAGASGTTEPADGRTDADGRIRFTYPGVGGEGTDVLIASATLPEDADVMSGPVTIDWSGPPTVVGVRRLGFHARPTRLVVAFDAAMDPTRAEDPANYRLVAAGPDRRLGTADDRPLAVDAATYDEALRAVTLSPRRRLPLHGTYRLTVVGTPPGGLTSASGLPLDGAGTGRPGSDYEATFGREALVRPGAEATAERVAELRRRHQERREAPVQQHRAWLADRLALRAERQAALRNAREGLVGG; this is encoded by the coding sequence ATGGAGCCCCGGACCCTGCTGGCGACGTTCACCGTCACCAGCCTGGATGATGCCGGCCCCGGCTCGCTCCGGGAGGCGATCGAGCGGGCCAACATGGACCCGGACCCGGACGCGATCGACTTCGCCCCGGGACTCGGGGGGACGATCGAGCTGACGACCGCGCTGCCCGAGCTGGCGACGGATGTCGTCCTGAGCGGGCCGGGGGCATCGGCCCTGACGCTGACGGGCGCCCCCTCCGCCCGGGACCTCCGGGGCGTGACCGTCGCGGGCGGTGCCGAGGTGCGGATCTCCGGCCTGACCATCTCCGGCGTCGGCCCCGGCCTGCCCGGCAGCGGGGGAGGGATCCGGAATTCGGGGACCCTGACGCTTTCGGGCGTCTCGATCACCGGCAATGTGGCCCTCGGCGGGGGCGGCATCAGTAACGAGGGCGTCCTGACCCTCATCGATTCGACCGTCAGCGGGAACACCGCCGAGGGGTTCGGTTCGACCGGCGGCTCCGGCGGCGGCATCTCCAACAGCGGCACGCTCACGGTCATCAATTCCACGATCGCCGGGAATGTGGCGAGGCCCGGCACCATCGCCCAGGGGTTCGGCGGCGGCATCTCGAACGGCGGGACGGCGACCATCGTCGATTCCCTCATCGCCGAGAATGGTTCTTCCGACCTCATCGGGGTCGTCGGGGGAGGCGTCGCGAATTCCGGGACCCTCCTGGTCTCCGGCTCGACCCTCAGCGGCAACTCGGGCGACGACGGGGGTGGCATCAGCATCGGCCCGGGTGCGACCGCGACGTTCATCAACTCCACCATCAGCGGGAACCACGCCCGACGATCGGGCGGCGGGGTCTCGAACGCCGGCACGCTGACGGCGACCAGCTCCACGTTCGCCGGCAACTCGGGCGACGGCGGCGCCGTCTCGAACGCCGGCATGCTGAGGCTCGCGACGAGCATCTTCGCGGACCCCGACGGCGACACGCTCGTCAATGCCGGCGGCTCCGTCCGCTCCGAGGGCCATAATCTCTTCTCCGACGACCCCGGGACGACCCTCGACCCCACCGACCTCATTAACACCGACCCCCTCCTCGGCCCGCTGGCCGACAACGGCGGGCCGACCCCGACCCACGCCCTGCGGCCCGGCAGCCCGGCCGTCGACGCGGCCGTGCCAACCGCCGGCGTGACCACGGACCAACGAGGCGTCCCGCGTCCCCAGGGCACCGCCCCCGACATCGGGGCCTTCGAGCTGGTGGAGAGCGCCTTCCTCGAACTGACTTCGGAGACGGCCTCGAACGCGGTCGGCCGATCGCAGACGGTCCTGGCGACGGCCCGAGACGCGATGCTGGCCCCCCTGGCGGCGGTCCCGGTGACGTTCCGCATCGCGGCCGGCCCGAACGCGGGTGCGTCGGGGACGACCGAGCCGGCCGACGGCCGGACCGACGCCGACGGCCGCATCCGATTCACCTACCCCGGCGTCGGCGGGGAGGGGACGGACGTGCTCATCGCCTCGGCCACGCTCCCCGAGGACGCGGACGTCATGTCCGGGCCGGTGACGATCGACTGGAGCGGGCCGCCGACGGTCGTGGGCGTGCGTCGCCTCGGGTTCCACGCCCGGCCGACCCGCCTCGTGGTGGCCTTCGACGCCGCGATGGACCCGACCCGGGCCGAGGACCCGGCCAACTACCGCCTCGTCGCCGCCGGCCCCGACCGCCGCCTCGGCACGGCCGACGACCGCCCGCTGGCCGTCGACGCGGCGACCTATGACGAGGCGTTGCGCGCGGTGACGCTGTCCCCCCGGCGTCGGCTGCCGCTGCACGGGACCTACCGACTGACGGTCGTCGGCACGCCGCCGGGGGGCCTGACGAGTGCCTCGGGCCTGCCGCTCGACGGGGCCGGGACGGGCCGGCCGGGCAGCGACTACGAGGCGACCTTCGGCCGGGAGGCGCTGGTGCGTCCGGGGGCCGAAGCGACTGCGGAGCGGGTCGCCGAGCTTCGGCGTCGGCACCAGGAGCGTCGGGAGGCGCCGGTCCAGCAGCATCGGGCGTGGCTGGCCGACCGGCTCGCCCTGCGGGCGGAGCGGCAGGCGGCCCTCCGCAACGCCCGGGAGGGATTGGTTGGCGGATGA
- a CDS encoding Gfo/Idh/MocA family protein, with protein sequence MPSSAPPPRPIRWGILGCARITRRGLAPGILASESGTLHALASRDGETATAWAGEFGAARAYGDYRAVLDDPEVDAVYIPLPNELHRPWVLAAAEAGKHVLCEKPLALDAREAAEMVDHCRSRGVLLMEAFMWRHQPRTAELLGLVRSGGLGTLRLVRSSFSFPIDPGDWRLDPARGGGALWDVGCYGVNTCRLFAGAEPVAVRAMQRPHPSGVELTLTAELAFPGGVIGLVDCSFEAPFRCEYELVGTSGSIRVPDAYLPPARPTALRFAADGGPDADVEGAGPESLSFDGADQYARMVDAFARAVSSGSLDLPAEDGLAQMRALDLIRSSALVVGG encoded by the coding sequence ATGCCCTCGTCCGCCCCCCCGCCCCGACCGATCCGCTGGGGCATCCTCGGTTGTGCCCGGATCACCCGGAGGGGCCTGGCGCCCGGGATCCTCGCCTCGGAGTCGGGCACCTTGCACGCCCTGGCCAGCCGGGACGGGGAGACGGCGACGGCCTGGGCCGGGGAGTTCGGGGCCGCCAGGGCGTACGGCGACTACCGGGCCGTGCTCGACGACCCGGAGGTCGACGCCGTCTACATCCCCCTGCCCAACGAGCTGCACCGCCCCTGGGTCCTCGCCGCCGCCGAGGCCGGCAAGCACGTCCTCTGCGAGAAGCCCCTGGCGCTGGACGCCCGGGAGGCCGCCGAGATGGTCGACCATTGCCGATCGCGGGGCGTCCTCCTGATGGAAGCCTTCATGTGGCGGCACCAGCCCCGGACGGCCGAGCTGCTGGGACTCGTCCGCTCGGGGGGGCTCGGGACGCTCCGGCTGGTCCGCTCGTCGTTCTCCTTCCCGATCGACCCGGGGGACTGGCGGCTGGACCCGGCCCGGGGGGGAGGCGCCCTCTGGGACGTCGGCTGCTACGGGGTGAACACCTGCCGGCTGTTCGCCGGGGCCGAGCCGGTCGCCGTCCGGGCGATGCAGCGCCCGCACCCCTCGGGCGTGGAGCTGACGCTCACCGCCGAGCTGGCCTTCCCCGGCGGCGTCATCGGCCTGGTCGATTGCAGCTTCGAGGCCCCCTTCCGCTGCGAATACGAGCTGGTCGGCACCTCCGGCTCGATCCGGGTGCCCGACGCCTACCTCCCCCCCGCCCGGCCGACCGCCCTCCGATTCGCGGCCGACGGCGGCCCCGACGCCGACGTCGAGGGGGCCGGCCCCGAGTCCCTCTCCTTCGACGGCGCCGACCAGTACGCCCGGATGGTCGACGCCTTCGCCCGGGCCGTCTCCTCCGGCTCGCTCGATCTCCCCGCCGAGGACGGCCTGGCCCAGATGAGGGCGCTGGACCTGATCCGGTCGTCGGCCCTCGTCGTGGGAGGCTGA
- a CDS encoding 3-keto-disaccharide hydrolase: MTTLHTRILRGSIALGLGVAAASLTAAGPVQGDGAEAIFDGSGPEGWVNNNDLAPIPTSAVQEDGLNPHGTGAYVVLYEQKVKDFVLDFDYKLSPGCNSGVFIRVGDPKDPVMTGLEVALDDTTGTGYHDSGAFYDLVEPEANAQEPAGEWNHMTIIAEGPIVTVSINGTQVSRIDQSQFTEPGKRPDGSDHKFRRVAIADLVQEGYFGFQDHGSNVWYKNVRLKRSPG, from the coding sequence ATGACGACGCTTCATACGAGGATCCTCCGGGGCTCGATCGCCCTCGGGCTGGGCGTGGCGGCCGCCTCGCTGACGGCGGCGGGCCCGGTGCAGGGAGACGGGGCGGAGGCGATCTTCGACGGCTCCGGCCCCGAGGGCTGGGTCAACAACAACGACCTCGCGCCGATCCCGACGTCGGCCGTCCAGGAGGACGGGCTGAACCCCCACGGCACCGGCGCCTACGTCGTGCTCTACGAGCAGAAGGTCAAGGACTTCGTGCTCGACTTCGACTACAAGCTCTCCCCCGGCTGCAACTCCGGCGTCTTCATCCGGGTCGGCGACCCGAAGGACCCGGTGATGACCGGCCTGGAGGTGGCCCTCGACGACACGACCGGGACCGGCTATCACGACTCGGGGGCCTTCTACGACCTGGTCGAGCCCGAGGCCAACGCCCAGGAGCCCGCCGGCGAGTGGAACCACATGACGATCATTGCCGAGGGGCCGATCGTCACCGTCTCGATCAACGGCACGCAGGTCAGCCGGATCGACCAGTCCCAGTTCACCGAGCCCGGCAAGCGCCCCGACGGCTCCGACCACAAGTTCCGCCGGGTCGCCATCGCCGACCTCGTCCAGGAGGGCTACTTCGGCTTCCAGGACCACGGTTCTAACGTGTGGTACAAGAACGTCCGCCTCAAGAGGAGCCCCGGCTAG
- a CDS encoding P-loop ATPase, Sll1717 family produces the protein MVPARPSGSFKFRKNSTIGAAAAENDRHFLENCYIDTGDLDVLTDQTIAKCIVVGRTGSGKTALLLRLKETQPNVIEFSPFNLTVEFVSNSQVIRLFTEAGVNMDPFYKLLWRHVFTVELIKKIHGITDRRSQGVFFDLMKKTWSDEKKEQYDFLLKHGDSFWKEADERVKETTKKTETELKAALGGILGSAIDIGASRRWTDEQKAEIRAQGQEVVSRTKLKDLNRMFDLIKMELAEAAKYTYFIVIDDLDQQWADDSIRYKLIYALIETMQEFHHKVKNVKIAICLRTDLIERIIKQIKGAGYQEEKIRSLFLDLTWTGDQLTEMLDARINQLVRDSYTLATITHRELLPKLSRKVNDNAALEYMIERTLMRPRDLITFFNFCIGYAVGRPDITKTMLLGAEGDYSKDRRRSLEQEWKADYPDLKEFIDLFKKRPPQFRLGELTKDDLDDFVVKYTTQRTHPEGGLGHLAYQYYNEVIGDSVFRISMVSILYSIGFLGIKTDSYTSMQYVGLGQGSLDKEDISDDSLCAVHKMYWRSLGIHDRGGDRR, from the coding sequence ATGGTCCCAGCGAGGCCGAGTGGTAGTTTCAAATTCAGGAAGAACTCGACCATCGGGGCGGCAGCAGCAGAGAACGACCGTCATTTCCTGGAAAATTGCTACATCGACACCGGAGACCTCGATGTTCTGACCGACCAGACGATAGCGAAGTGCATCGTGGTCGGGAGGACCGGTTCGGGGAAGACGGCACTGCTGCTACGACTCAAGGAGACGCAACCGAACGTCATCGAATTTTCGCCCTTCAACTTGACCGTCGAGTTTGTCAGCAACTCCCAAGTGATCCGCCTCTTCACCGAGGCCGGGGTCAATATGGACCCCTTCTACAAACTCCTCTGGCGACACGTCTTCACGGTCGAACTGATCAAGAAAATCCACGGCATCACGGATCGGAGGAGCCAGGGTGTTTTCTTCGATCTAATGAAGAAGACATGGAGCGATGAGAAGAAGGAGCAGTATGACTTTCTCCTCAAGCACGGCGACTCGTTCTGGAAAGAAGCCGACGAGAGGGTGAAGGAGACAACGAAAAAGACAGAGACAGAACTTAAGGCAGCCCTCGGGGGAATATTGGGATCGGCCATCGACATCGGAGCGTCGAGGCGATGGACTGATGAACAGAAGGCCGAGATCCGTGCACAAGGACAAGAGGTCGTCAGCAGGACCAAACTCAAAGACCTGAATAGGATGTTCGACCTCATCAAGATGGAGTTGGCCGAGGCTGCCAAGTATACCTACTTCATCGTAATCGACGACCTCGATCAGCAATGGGCCGACGACAGCATCAGATACAAACTGATCTACGCACTGATCGAGACGATGCAGGAATTTCATCACAAAGTAAAAAATGTTAAAATTGCGATATGCTTGCGAACAGACCTGATAGAGAGGATCATCAAGCAGATCAAGGGGGCCGGCTATCAGGAGGAAAAAATCCGGTCGCTCTTTCTTGATTTGACGTGGACAGGTGATCAACTTACAGAGATGCTGGACGCCAGGATCAACCAACTCGTCCGGGACAGTTATACGCTCGCCACGATCACGCACCGGGAATTACTTCCTAAGCTCAGCAGGAAGGTAAACGACAACGCCGCACTGGAATATATGATCGAGCGAACGCTTATGCGTCCGAGGGACTTGATCACCTTCTTCAACTTTTGCATTGGTTATGCTGTAGGTAGACCGGACATAACGAAGACAATGTTGCTTGGTGCTGAGGGTGATTACTCGAAAGATCGCCGAAGGTCGTTGGAGCAAGAGTGGAAGGCCGATTATCCAGACCTCAAGGAGTTCATTGACCTGTTCAAAAAACGGCCTCCCCAGTTCCGCCTTGGTGAATTGACCAAGGACGATCTGGACGATTTTGTGGTCAAATACACCACCCAGCGTACTCATCCAGAAGGGGGACTCGGGCACTTAGCCTACCAGTACTACAACGAAGTGATCGGGGACTCGGTGTTCCGTATTTCTATGGTATCGATACTCTATTCAATCGGGTTTCTTGGCATCAAAACCGACTCTTATACGAGCATGCAGTATGTCGGGCTCGGACAGGGATCGCTCGACAAGGAAGATATAAGCGATGACAGTTTGTGCGCTGTCCACAAAATGTACTGGAGGTCTCTTGGTATCCACGATCGTGGAGGAGATAGGCGATAG